GAAGTGAACGCAAGTGCTCGGATGGGCGCTCATGTGAGCGCTAAACCTCTCCATTTGGTCATCTGAGCTTCGGGGCCTGAAAGCGGAAGCTACCTCTCAGTTACTTTCGATGTGCTGGCGGACGGGTGGTTAAGACCATGTGACCGGCAGGCGTACCTCCACAGACGCCTTCGATCTGGGTATGTTCCTCGCCGTCAGGGCAGCCAACCGAGTCATCGAGGAGTCGGGACCCGTGTCGGAAAACAATGATCAGAAGTTCGTCTACGACTTCACCGAGGGCAACAGGGACCTGAAGGACCTGCTCGGTGGCAAGGGCGCGAACCTCGCCGAGATGACCAACCTCGGCCTGCCGGTTCCCCCCGGCTTCACGATCACCACCGAGGCGTGCAAGGTCTACCTCGAGAGCGGTTCGGAGCCTGTCGAGCTCCGCGACGAGGTCAGCGCGCACCTCGACGCTCTCGAGCAGCAGATGGGCAAGAAGCTCGGCCAGGCCGACGACCCGCTGCTCGTCTCCGTCCGCTCCGGAGCGAAGTTCTCCATGCCGGGCATGATGGACACGGTCCTCAACATCGGCCTCTCCGACGAGTCCGTCGTCGGACTGGCCCGTCAGGCCGACAACGAGCGCTTCGCGTGGGACTCGTACCGCCGGCTCATCCAGATGTTCGGCAAGACCGTCCTCGGCGTCGAGGGCGAGCTCTTCGAGGACGCGCTGGACGAGGCCAAGGCCGCGAAGAAGGTCGCCAGCGACACCGACCTGGACGCCGCCGACCTCAAGAAGGTCGTCAAGCACTTCAAGAAGATCGTGAAGGCCGAGACCGGCCGCGACTTCCCCCAGGACCCGCGTGAGCAGATGGACCTCGCCATCGAGGCCGTCTTCAACTCCTGGAACACCGACCGCGCGAAGCTGTACCGCCGCCAGGAGCGCATCCCGGGCGACCTCGGCACCGCCGTCAACGTCTGCTCGATGGTCTTCGGCAACCTCGGCCCGGACTCCGGCACCGGCGTCGCCTTCACCCGCGACCCCGCCTCCGGCCACGCCGGCGTCTACGGCGACTACCTGCAGAACGCGCAGGGCGAGGACGTCGTCGCCGGTATCCGCAACACCGTGCCGCTGGCCGACCTCGAGTCGATCGACAAGAAGTCGTACGACCAGCTCATGCACATCATGAACACGCTGGAGACCCACTACAAGGATCTCTGCGACATCGAGTTCACGATCGAGCGCGGCCAGCTCTGGATGCTCCAGACCCGCGTCGGCAAGCGCACCGCCGGTGCCGCCTTCCGCATCGCCACGCAGCTCGTGGACCAGGGCCTGATCGACGAGGCCGAGGCGCTCCAGCGCGTCACCGGCGCCCAGCTCGCGCAGCTCATGTTCCCGAAGTTCGACGAGGACGCGAAGGTCGACCAGATCGGGCGCGGCATCGCCGCCTCCCCGGGCGCCGCCGTCGGCAAGGCCGTCTTCGACTCGTACACCGCGGTCAAGTGGTCCCGTTCCGGCGAGAAGGTCATCCTGATCCGCCGCGAGACCAACCCGGACGACCTGGACGGCATGATCGCCGCCGAGGGCATCCTCACCTCGCGCGGCGGCAAGACCTCGCACGCCGCCGTCGTCGCCCGCGGCATGGGCAAGACCTGTGTCTGCGGCGCCGAGGAGCTCGAGGTCGACACCAAGCGCCGCCGGATGACCACCTCCGACGGCCAGGTCGTCGAGGAGGGCGACGTCGTCTCCATCGACGGCTCCACCGGCAAGGTGTACCTCGGTGAGGTACCCGTCGTACCGTCCCCGGTCGTCGAGTACTTCGAGGGCCGCATGCACGCCGGCGCCGACGACGCCGACGAGCTCGTCGCCGCCGTCCACCGGATCATGGCCTACGCCGACCGCGTCCGCCGGCTGCGCGTCCGCGCCAACGCCGACAACGCCGAGGACGCGCTGCGCGCCCGCCGCTTCGGCGCCCAGGGCATCGGCCTCTGCCGCACCGAGCACATGTTCCTCGGCGAGCGCCGCCAGTACGTCGAGCGGCTGATCCTGGCCGACACGGACGTCGAGCGCGAGCAGGCCCTCGAGGCCCTGCTGCCGCTGCAGAAGCAGGACTTCATCGAGCTGTTCGAGGCCATGGACGGGCTGCCCGTCACGGTCCGGCTGCTCGACCCGCCGCTGCACGAGTTCCTGCCCGACATCACCGAGCTGTCGGTGCGCGTCGCCCTCGCCGAGTCCCGCAAGGAGCCGCACGAGAACGACCTGCGCCTCCTCCAGGCGGTGCACCGGCTGCACGA
The sequence above is a segment of the Streptomyces sp. NBC_01255 genome. Coding sequences within it:
- the ppdK gene encoding pyruvate, phosphate dikinase, which gives rise to MSENNDQKFVYDFTEGNRDLKDLLGGKGANLAEMTNLGLPVPPGFTITTEACKVYLESGSEPVELRDEVSAHLDALEQQMGKKLGQADDPLLVSVRSGAKFSMPGMMDTVLNIGLSDESVVGLARQADNERFAWDSYRRLIQMFGKTVLGVEGELFEDALDEAKAAKKVASDTDLDAADLKKVVKHFKKIVKAETGRDFPQDPREQMDLAIEAVFNSWNTDRAKLYRRQERIPGDLGTAVNVCSMVFGNLGPDSGTGVAFTRDPASGHAGVYGDYLQNAQGEDVVAGIRNTVPLADLESIDKKSYDQLMHIMNTLETHYKDLCDIEFTIERGQLWMLQTRVGKRTAGAAFRIATQLVDQGLIDEAEALQRVTGAQLAQLMFPKFDEDAKVDQIGRGIAASPGAAVGKAVFDSYTAVKWSRSGEKVILIRRETNPDDLDGMIAAEGILTSRGGKTSHAAVVARGMGKTCVCGAEELEVDTKRRRMTTSDGQVVEEGDVVSIDGSTGKVYLGEVPVVPSPVVEYFEGRMHAGADDADELVAAVHRIMAYADRVRRLRVRANADNAEDALRARRFGAQGIGLCRTEHMFLGERRQYVERLILADTDVEREQALEALLPLQKQDFIELFEAMDGLPVTVRLLDPPLHEFLPDITELSVRVALAESRKEPHENDLRLLQAVHRLHEQNPMLGLRGVRLGLVIPGLFTMQVRAIAEAAAQRIDAKGDPRAEIMIPLVGTVQELEIVREEAEQVIAEVRAQTGVDLKLALGTMIELPRAAVTAGQIAEAAEFFSFGTNDLTQTVWGFSRDDVEASFFTAYLEKGIFGVSPFETIDKDGVGALVRSAVQAGRATRPDIKLGVCGEHGGDPESVHFFHEVGLDYVSCSPFRIPVARLEAGRAAAESKGSDSR